A section of the Rhodobacter sp. genome encodes:
- a CDS encoding HlyD family efflux transporter periplasmic adaptor subunit: MRFLTRSIVALFLGAMALGLLAVAGGMVRSTIEARAARQDAPRVARERVFAARVVTIEPGAVAPVLSAFGEVVSRRTLELRATAAGRILTLADGFEEGAPVRAGEVLVQLDPADAEAARDLVRADLARAEDERDDARRALELSHLDRAEAESQADIRRRAFERQQGLAERGIGTAATVEDAELAYAAARASVIARRQAEAAAQARVTTAENALERQRINLAEAERRVADTTVTASFDGVLSDTNAVAGGQVSMNERLASVIDPGALEVSFRLSTAQYLRLLDGQGALMPARAEIALEMGGAEITSPGTLTRVAPSVGAGQSGRLVYAAIDAPRGFRPGDFVTVRITEPVLPGVAQVPASAVDSTGGVLVLGAEDRLEAASVEVVRRQGDSVLIRAPALAGRDVVAARNPLLGVGIRVRPQRDQGAAAAQPEAPDLVALDPERRAALIARVSSNTMMPEGVRTRILAQLEQEQVPARLIERLEQGGGRPRQGG, encoded by the coding sequence ATGCGATTTCTGACCCGGAGTATCGTTGCTCTGTTCCTCGGTGCGATGGCGCTGGGCCTGCTGGCGGTGGCGGGGGGCATGGTGCGATCGACGATCGAGGCCCGGGCCGCGCGGCAGGACGCACCGCGCGTCGCGCGCGAACGGGTGTTCGCCGCCCGTGTCGTGACGATCGAACCGGGCGCCGTGGCGCCCGTCCTGTCCGCGTTCGGCGAGGTCGTCTCGCGCCGCACGCTGGAATTGCGGGCCACGGCGGCGGGGCGCATCCTGACCCTGGCCGACGGGTTCGAAGAGGGCGCGCCGGTGCGGGCCGGTGAGGTTCTGGTTCAGCTCGATCCCGCCGATGCCGAGGCCGCGCGCGACCTGGTGCGCGCCGACCTCGCGCGGGCCGAGGACGAACGCGACGACGCCCGCCGCGCGCTGGAACTGTCGCATCTGGACCGGGCCGAGGCCGAATCCCAGGCCGACATCCGCCGCCGCGCCTTTGAGCGCCAGCAGGGGCTGGCCGAGCGTGGCATCGGCACCGCCGCCACGGTCGAGGACGCGGAACTGGCCTATGCCGCCGCGCGCGCCTCGGTCATCGCCCGCCGCCAGGCCGAGGCCGCCGCCCAGGCGCGCGTCACCACCGCCGAGAACGCGTTGGAACGTCAGCGCATCAACCTGGCCGAGGCCGAGCGCCGCGTTGCCGACACCACCGTCACCGCCAGCTTCGACGGTGTGCTCAGCGATACCAACGCTGTTGCCGGCGGCCAGGTGTCGATGAACGAACGGCTGGCCTCGGTGATCGACCCCGGTGCGCTTGAGGTGTCGTTCCGCCTGTCCACGGCCCAATATCTGCGCTTGCTGGACGGGCAGGGCGCCCTGATGCCCGCCCGGGCCGAGATCGCGCTGGAAATGGGCGGGGCCGAGATCACCTCGCCCGGAACGCTGACGCGGGTTGCGCCTTCGGTCGGGGCGGGGCAGTCGGGGCGGCTGGTCTATGCGGCCATCGACGCGCCGCGCGGCTTTCGGCCCGGCGATTTCGTGACCGTGCGGATTACCGAACCCGTTCTGCCGGGCGTCGCCCAGGTGCCGGCGTCCGCGGTGGACAGCACCGGCGGCGTCCTGGTGCTGGGCGCCGAGGACCGGCTGGAGGCGGCCAGTGTCGAGGTCGTGCGCCGCCAAGGCGACAGCGTGCTGATCCGCGCCCCGGCGCTGGCCGGGCGTGACGTCGTCGCGGCGCGCAACCCCTTGTTGGGGGTCGGCATCCGCGTGCGCCCGCAACGCGACCAGGGCGCGGCCGCGGCCCAGCCCGAGGCGCCGGACCTGGTTGCGCTGGATCCCGAACGGCGTGCGGCGCTGATCGCGCGCGTATCGTCCAACACCATGATGCCCGAGGGCGTGCGCACCCGCATCCTGGCGCAACTGGAACAGGAACAGGTGCCCGCCCGGCTGATCGAACGACTGGAACAGGGCGGCGGCCGCCCCCGGCAAGGGGGCTGA